Genomic segment of Xenopus laevis strain J_2021 chromosome 4S, Xenopus_laevis_v10.1, whole genome shotgun sequence:
cattttacaaagggactatatatatatatatatatatatatatatatttgactatatatatatatatatatatatatatatatatgtgttcagATCTAGAAAAAACAATGCAGATTAATAAGGCACATTTTCACCATAAGCAAAGGAGGttaattctttattattattatatattattatatataatatattattagggatgcaacgaatccacgaTTCTCCTTGCCAATCTCTATTCACTCTCCAGTTTCTTGTCGCTCCTTTCTCTTGTTTTCTGCCATTACTTCCCCTAGCTCCTTCCATAATCTCCATGCTCTGCCCCCTTGCTACCCAACTTCTCTCATGTCTTCACTTCCCATGAAGGCAAatgaatataaggatataaaggCAGGTCAGCTGATAGTGTGATGTCTCCTTTTCATTGGCAGATATCACCAGGGCTGGAGGCGGCCATTTTATGGCACAGCAACAGAAAAGGAAGAATACAGGTAACCATTAAGGCTAATGTTTTGTGCTGTACTATTTGGAAGTTGCAACAAAATGTCACACAGTTACCCTTATTCGGCTTCAGGAAAGATATCCGGCAGCTCCTAAAAAAGCAAATGAGTGAGAAATGGGCCCTTCAGCGGGAGGCGCTGAGCAGCCAGAGCAAAGAGCTGGAGACCCTGATGGAGGTGGACCGCACGGCACTGATACAAGATATTGAGCAACATAGGGCACATGCCCTGTTTCTGACAAAATACCGAGATGAGAATAAGACGGTAAGAAGCCAAAATGTATGGAATAAACCCACTGAGACTTGAGAAAGAATTCTCGATGCCTCTTGTATCAGTCTGCATTATAATGTgcataaatattatatacagcAACCATCGATACCCTGTCAGTTATATCCTGACAAATGGTTGGTATTGCCATTATCAGTTATAACTCACTGtaacatatatattatagaggggaataatgtaccccctgttgtaaaatatgagtataAGAATTCACTTGGGAGTTCCGTGACTCATTgtccttttatatagtcatggaactacTCAATCACAAATAATATCCTTAACATTTCAaatagggggtacaatatcctcCTATATAATTACACAGAGTTACAGAGAAGCATgtcagggggtacattatttgttataatatactCATTTAGGTAGTCGTATGACACATTTAATCACTAAGGCATCCCTgatatacaatacaggtatgggatctgttatccagaatgctcgggacctggggttttccagataacggatctttccgtaatttgggtcttcatgccttaagtctacaagaaattcatttaaactttaaataaacccaataggctggttttccttccaataaggattaattatatcttagttgggatcaagtacaagctactgttttattataacagagaaaaaggaaatcatttttaaaattttggattatttggataaaatggagtctatgggagacagctattccgtaattgggagctttctggatatcgggtttccggataagggatcctatacctgtataagaatatCATAAGTCACAGATGAgttccacgaccatataaaagaaggattcaccgaatccactattttggattcggctgaacccccgaattcttcacgaaagattctggccgaataccaaaccgagtccggatcctaatttgcatatgcaaattaggggtgggaaggggaaaacattttttacttccttgttttgtgacaaaaagtcacacgatttccagGGCCGGTTTtccatttttgccgcccctaggccgcctgGGTCCTTGTGCCCGCTCGTGCGCATGCCCACTTTGGTCACATGCACCGGCTaccaggtcctagtgcctgcTGGCGAACTTTGCACAACCTCCCCCCACGAGCGTACGAGCACAAACAGCTCACAATACATCTCTAGATGTGGCCCctcaaattttgccgccctaggcacgggcctttgtggcctcgccacaaatccaggcctggcaatttccctccccgccccttatttgcatatgcaaattaggatttgctatggccgggcagaaggattcggccaaatccaaaacctgctgaaaaaggcagaatcctggtcgaatcccgaactgaattctggatttggtgcatccctaatataaaagcacaaggctggtGGATGTGTCCTGTTATAAAGGTCAAGGAACTCTCAGGtgacatctaggggccgattcatcaagggtcgaatatcgagggttaattaaccctcgatattcgactaggaattgaaatccttcgaccttccccataggctaacattgacttcggtagcttttagctgccgaactagggggtcgaagtttttcttaaagagacagtacttcgactatcgaatggtcgaatagtcgaacgatttttactttgaatccttcgattcgaagtcgtagtcgtagtcgaaggtcgaagtagcccattagatggtcgaagtagcccaaaaaacactttgaaattcgaagtttttttacttcgaatccttcactcgagcttgatgaatcggccccctagtgtcctcatattttaaaacagggaattcattatttctaattatatcactaagcactgtttaaaaggatataaattataggatattcatggttcttgtgtattatatagtgaataatgtacccctgttgtaaaatataagtatattataaatcAGAGGCGGGTCATGGCACTCCTAATTATATTCTACATGGGGAAGGGGGGGttatattattccctatataaataCTTAAATAGAACTGCTCTATACTAAAATGCAAGGCTCCTGTGACTTCTAGTTCAGCTTAAGAGACCCCAGGCTTTTCTGTAGCGTCTGCATATTTAATTGGAAGTAAATGGATGTTCTTCCCTTACAGTTAATGGAATCAAAATGGCAAGAAAACCTCTTGACTCGATCACAGGAGACCCTGAGGGAACGTGAGCTGCTACAATTCAACCCCATTAACTGGAGCGGGACATTAAAATGATGCACAGGATCACACAGCCAGAAATGGCCGACAATCAATGAACAGCAGGGAGCCATGTTGTTCTTATCGCTAGGTTTGGATTACTAACAGAACTAGAATAagcagtaataaaaaagtaaaaggtcAGGACCACAAGCAGGCTAAGATGTATTTTGGACCAGTAGGTCTGaaacacattgtttttttatagcCTGCTTGTGATCCTGGCCAGGCTTGTCATGTTCATTCTAGAGTACTAATGAATCTTAGGAAcccatattttttgtgttttttaagccCCCccccattcacacacacacacaaaccaacaACCGAAATTTAGGTTCAAGTTTAAACTTTTACATCTGTTTATTCTCCTGAGGACAATAAATAAAGACAATCTAAAATTCTGGTTACAgtatgtattttcagatttctataaaagggcaatatagtTTCCCAGCATGCACAGAGCTAGAAATTCTGCCCCACCCTCTTAAAAAGTGCAATACCACATGTAacagaattatgggtaaaaaaaaaatcttcttttggtTTATCCATATCTGGGTCTATATCCTGCTGCTGTCATCTATGCTGGAAGTTGCAGTGCTTGGAAATCTGCAGGTTGCCGTAACTGTCcataaaggacaactaaagtctaaaatagaataatgttagaaatgctatattttgtataataaatataaacatgaacttactgcaccaggagcccaattacaaattgatttatgcttttaaagttggcgcagggggctgtcatcttgtaactttgttaaacatctttgcaagactaagactgtgcacatgctcagtgtggtgtggaTTTCAGTTGgcaggttaagcttagggatcatcataaatgatcaaaacagcacaagtcaaataatatctgccagaagccgatacaacaagactgattaataatcagtatatacagactgcactgggtcctgtggatacaaatctaccaatttatatattttttaattttaatggggaaccctggccaccaatgtttttttttttacttgggggtccagccaccaattttttttttacttgtgggggggctggccactaatgtttattttaacttGGAGGGAGGGGccaccaatagttttttaaatggggggggctggtcaccaaatcttttttacttttaattggaGGTCCTTTTCCCCCTCATTTTATtggggggggctgaccaccaatgttttctttttagcttgTATGGGGGAGCTTCGTCACCAATCTCAcacatgtatacaggtatgggacctgttatccagaatgcttgggacctggggttttccatacaACAGATCTCTccaaaaatttggatcttcataccttaagtctactagaaaatcatgtaaataaacctaataatcTGATTTTGCTCCAATAAAGACTGATTATATctaatttgggatcaagtacgaggtattgttttattattacagagaaaaaggaaaacatttttaaacatgtatgTTTGAtgataatgaagtctatgggagaaggctttttcgtaatttggagctttctgggtaatggctttccagataaccaatcctgTACCtaaagtgggctgctttgattttttttgccagggctgtttttttcttccagtccggccctgctttaTAGCATATCAGCAACTTTTTGTTCACGGATCCGTACACACacaaatttctgcagtggggaaagtgccctCTCTTTATTATTAATTTACATCACCACCGACATTAAAGTTTCATCAACGCCTTCATCAGGATCAAAAAAAgttgctgctgctgtgggacCGGTCAACAGAGAACCAGCACCGGCACTACTGTAGAGTGAGTAGATTCGGGGTGTGCAGTGTACCTATTACATTACTGCTTTATACCGTATAGCAGCTTCAGCAACAAAAGAAACCCTGAATTGATCATATTGGTTAACCCTTTGTGTCCTGTGGAGGAGGAAGCCAAATCTATAAAGTTGGGCTCAAATTAGGCACCACATGCATTATTACCGAGATACTCCTATACCATTGTAGCCCTACCATTCCATGAATAGTGGTCAAATCAAAAATATAATCatttcataaaaaatgtaaaggggtagttcacctttaaatcaacttttagtatgatgtagggagtgatattctgagaacattttcaattggttttcattttttaagatttgtcgcttttgagttattaagtttttgttttcagcagctctccagtccataatttcatctagttgctaggatccaaataatcctagcaaccatgcattgatttaaatgagagactggaataggaacaggagggggactgaatagaaagatgagtaataaaacgtagaagtaacaatatatttgtatcctttcagagcatttgttgtttaaatggggtcagtgaccccccatatgagtcagaagaaggtggcaattcaatcaaaaactattaaaaaaaaaataaagaccaattgaaaagttgcttagaattagccattctgtaatacAGTAAAAGTtgacttgaaggtgaaccatcccattAAGGAGCCTGAGATCTGTTCTTGTTTTTATCAGATCCTCCTGTTGCTGTCAAGCTAACCCTTTACGTGCCAGGGAACACACACATGCCAGGCAGGGGCACTGCACACTAGAACAGATGGCAATTTGCCTAAAACTTTGTTTACAGTGAAACGCTTGGATTCCCCATTACATACTCTCTCTTAACAAACGAATGGAGGCCTCCTCCAGCTGTCCCTAAGTGTCACTATCTGCCCGCTGGCCAGAGGTTGAACCATGAACCCCATTCCAACAGAACTGCAGAAGCCTAGGTAATAACACTGCATAAGTTTTTGGCTGCATTGCTCCCAGCATGCACTATGGTAATCACATGACATCTCTTACCTTTTCCTATTGGTGCAGTGCCAGCAGCCAATGATAACTGGCCATGTGCAGTGACATCACGCCGCCAATTCTCAGCTTGTAAGGGGCCCTCCGGTGGATTAAATAGTTGAActtgaagaaaaataatttttattttacagctgcaGGGTACTCACACAACAAAATGGTCAGAACACCTTCAGTGGCACATGTGAACTCTAACAGGATGCTTCCAAGATACCAGGGATTCACGAACCCAATCAAGGTCTTCTGTGCACCACCTAATCAGTCAAATAGTCCGTCACACGACCTGTGACCCTCCACATCGACCCCGACCAGGAATTTAACTTGTGCCACCTCCTTCAGCCAGGCTGACACCGCTTCAGTGCCCCTCTGACCTTTCCGGGTAGGACTTTTCCTTGACCTCTGCTGTGGTTGAACCATGGCTACTAAGCCTCTAATGCTCCTGGTTGGGGTGACAGCTACCCATTCTCACTTAGCGACCATCTAGCTAACTCAAGTACCTAGTACTTTTTCACCAATGCCTTGCAACTGTCTACCTCTAAATACGtgtgtg
This window contains:
- the LOC108715896 gene encoding uncharacterized protein LOC108715896, which codes for MSLKGVLLPSTPIVSLQNFSSAKRRCPITPFCLPAVSTAQAPQTASMRRVSSQFLPRLNPLHPPGVKRRTVSLETVAAHHHNQQRSLNMQQKEYNRYHQGWRRPFYGTATEKEEYRKDIRQLLKKQMSEKWALQREALSSQSKELETLMEVDRTALIQDIEQHRAHALFLTKYRDENKTLMESKWQENLLTRSQETLRERELLQFNPINWSGTLK